From the Leptospira sp. WS60.C2 genome, one window contains:
- the murJ gene encoding murein biosynthesis integral membrane protein MurJ has translation MTNKVSGNESSTKRSLALSFYTFLSRILGLIRDHFMAVSFGTGMVASAFSVAYRLPNMFRNLLAEGTLSQSFMPIFSEYEKMGVMEARVMAGTVLSFLFLCLSIFVAFFWLFAAQFLPALVGGTPEYGNLVVELSLVLFFLIMTASLSSIFMSISNSHHKYFVPSLSPIILNFSYLAVFLFVFPFFHEIKDRVFYLAYGIVCGGVLQLLVQGWFVYHNGFGPIFRLDFKHPAIQKIFKLMLPAALGGSFYQIGLLVDIFLANYIQNQNPGLGAVVSLDYSQRLVQLPTGIIGVALATTILPSLLKDLREGREENVPREIADVLSFAFFLTLPASIGLAILGETVLDSIYYGGRWDHLATLTAFFPLVFYSLAIPFYSINKVLVSSYYAFSDTKTPLRIQLISFLLSVVVSISLMLFLKHSAIALASALSAVVTSSLLLYYLKSHQVKIPFTTVGKRVLKMGPALFGLFFWLLFSEWVIKPYLQTYGADVLKIGYANLSRITLVFSILPAVVLYFGIATYTGLSESEIILGKFLRKWKLKRVN, from the coding sequence ATGACAAACAAAGTCTCGGGGAACGAATCGAGTACGAAACGATCCCTTGCTTTATCCTTTTATACATTTTTATCGAGAATTTTAGGCCTCATTCGCGATCACTTTATGGCTGTTAGTTTTGGGACAGGAATGGTAGCATCAGCCTTTAGCGTTGCTTACCGACTTCCCAATATGTTTCGAAACCTTCTTGCCGAAGGAACCTTAAGCCAATCCTTTATGCCCATTTTTTCTGAGTATGAAAAGATGGGTGTGATGGAAGCACGGGTGATGGCAGGGACGGTCTTAAGTTTTCTTTTCCTTTGTTTGTCAATTTTTGTGGCTTTTTTTTGGTTATTTGCAGCTCAGTTTTTGCCTGCACTAGTTGGTGGAACTCCTGAATATGGAAACTTGGTCGTTGAACTTTCCTTAGTCCTATTTTTTCTGATCATGACGGCAAGTCTCTCATCGATTTTTATGTCGATTTCTAACTCGCATCACAAGTATTTTGTTCCGTCACTTTCTCCTATTATCCTTAACTTTAGTTATTTGGCTGTGTTTTTATTTGTGTTTCCATTTTTCCATGAGATTAAGGACAGAGTTTTTTACCTTGCTTATGGAATTGTTTGCGGTGGGGTATTGCAACTTTTAGTGCAAGGTTGGTTTGTATATCACAATGGATTTGGTCCTATCTTTCGGTTGGATTTTAAACACCCTGCGATCCAGAAAATTTTTAAACTCATGTTGCCTGCAGCCCTTGGTGGGAGTTTTTATCAAATTGGACTTCTTGTGGATATATTTCTTGCCAATTACATCCAAAACCAAAACCCAGGACTTGGTGCTGTTGTGAGTTTGGATTATTCACAAAGACTTGTCCAACTTCCCACAGGGATCATTGGAGTTGCACTTGCAACAACCATTCTCCCTTCTTTATTAAAAGATTTACGAGAAGGGAGAGAAGAAAATGTTCCCAGAGAAATTGCCGATGTATTATCGTTTGCATTCTTTTTAACTTTGCCAGCTAGCATTGGTTTGGCGATTCTTGGGGAAACAGTTTTGGATTCCATTTACTATGGTGGCCGTTGGGATCATCTTGCCACGCTCACAGCCTTCTTTCCCCTGGTATTCTATTCTTTAGCAATTCCTTTTTATAGTATCAATAAGGTACTTGTTTCTTCCTATTATGCCTTTTCAGATACCAAAACTCCACTTCGGATCCAATTGATTTCATTTCTCCTAAGTGTGGTTGTGAGTATTAGCCTTATGTTGTTTCTAAAACACTCTGCCATTGCACTTGCATCGGCATTAAGTGCCGTTGTCACCTCGTCTTTGTTATTGTACTATCTAAAATCACATCAGGTGAAAATTCCATTTACCACAGTGGGAAAACGAGTTCTGAAAATGGGACCGGCTCTCTTTGGACTTTTCTTTTGGCTTTTGTTTTCGGAATGGGTGATCAAACCATACTTGCAAACATATGGAGCCGATGTTTTAAAGATTGGTTATGCCAATCTCAGTCGGATCACTCTTGTGTTTTCAATTCTTCCTGCTGTTGTTTTGTATTTTGGAATTGCCACTTATACTGGCCTTTCGGAATCCGAAATCATTTTGGGGAAATTCTTACGAAAGTGGAAACTAAAACGCGTAAACTAG